The Lolium rigidum isolate FL_2022 chromosome 2, APGP_CSIRO_Lrig_0.1, whole genome shotgun sequence genomic interval GTATGATGTCTCCATCAACTTCATATCAACTAGGAGTATACATGCATGTATCTGTCAGGGTGGCTGACAGTTACATCATGAGTGTGTCCTATCGCGCGCGGTGAAAACAATACCTACACGGTCGACCGTGACGCGTAAGCTACTGTTAACTGAAATTCCTGTCTACGTACCTGTATTAGATTTACTCGATCCAGGCATGGAAGTAGCCAGTAACTAATTTAGCGAATGACCTGTTGCTTAATTAGGACACAAATTCATGAAGCCTGTTGCAAGGTCGTCGGCAATGCAAAACAGCAGGAGAAACAGTGAATTAACTTGTGTGTTGACACGATCGACATTTGCCGCGCGCAGGGATGTGACGCAGGAGGTGGCGAACGCGATGTCGAAGCTGGCGAACGCGCTAGCGCGCGTGCTGGCGGAGAGCCTCGGGCACACGGCTGCCGGCGGTGAGCAGTTCCCGGCGGGGTGCGACGAGCGGACGTGCTTCCTCCGGCTTAACCGGTACCCGCCCTGCCCGTTCTCGCCGGACGCCTTCGGGCTGGTGCCGCACACGGACAGCGACTTCCTCACCGTGCTCTGCCAGGACCAGGTCGGCGGCCTGCAGCTCATGAAGGGCTCCCGCTGGGTGGCCGTCAAGCCCATCCCCGGCGCCCTCATCGTCAACATTGGAGACCTCTTCCAGGTACCGTACAGACATACTAGCTCTATAATCGATCCATATCCATTTGCCTTGCCCTTGCCCCTACCTAGCTAGGCAGATACATGCACTGCCCTAGCGCCATGGCATACACTTGTCAAGGAAGGTACGCGCCGGTGCCGGGCCGGCCTCCACTACCTCGATGGGTCAAAACCTGTCTGTACGCACAAGTAGCATGCTGGCGGCGTACAAGTCCGGCACCTGTGAGCATATGCCGGGTGTGTACCCCGGTGCTCCAAAAGCGGAGGCTGCACGGTCAGACATATCCACAACTCGCGTACTTGTATGCGCTGTGCTCTGCCTGATATGTGTACCGCCGCTAACAAAAAGCCTATGGATTATATTCACGGGGACAGCAAAAACATTGCATGTAGACCTGCGCAGTCCATGGTGCTCACATGGCACATTGCAACTTTAGCAAGGCAGCCGAGACAGCGCAGCACATAGTACTTATACTTTTTCCTATATGGAGTACTGTATTATTATTAGTGCTGCCGCCCGTAGATTAGACCGATTAGTCATCGTCGAGCACGCATGCACCAATCAAACAACTTATCAGGGAAATGTGCAGTCATATATGCAGAGATCAATTTCAGTTTCTGTTAAAAGAGGTCATCAGTTCTGAATGTTGTCCTTCGCTTTGCTTGTATGTGTACCTTGAAGGCATGGAGCAACAACAGATACAAGAGCGTGGAGCACAAAGTGGTGACCAACGCCACGACGGAGAGGTACTCCGTCGCCTACTTCCTCTGCCCGTCCTACGACTCGCCCATCGGCGCGTGCGAGGAGCCGTCGCCTTACAGGACCTTCACCTTCGGGGAGTACCGGAGAAGGGTGCAAGAAGACGTAAAGAAGACGGGCAAGAAGATCGGGCTCCCCAATTTCCTCATGTAGATTGCTGATATATATGCATATGGTGTTATATATAAACTGCACCTGGCATGCAAATTAAATTAGTAGGTTTTTGGTCCATGTCAGTATATACATGTTTCTTCCTGCTGTATACGCCGTCCGTCCGTCCGTACCAAGTAATATTAAGAGTGCATATAATTGTTTATTTTAACCAAGTGTGCGTTCGTGCATGCATCATTGTTTGTTAGCAGTGTGTTCTTGTAAATTAGTTGATATATGATCGATGTACAAGGAAGTATATAGTACTAGGATAAGAGTGTGTGCAACGATGCAAGGACGACTAGGCCGGGCAGGGGAATGATATATGCAGTTTATGCAGGGAGTCTTTAGGGCTTGCTCGTATTTATTCTGTTTATTTCCTTTGTGAAAGCCTGTTGTACCGAGCGCATGCACTTCTACATATGTTGATGAAGCTATTGTTAAGCATCATGCGTATCTAGCTGTATGTGTATAGGTCTCCTGTGTATTTACCGTGTATACCCCTCTCGTATAGAGGCGGTACTTGTACCTGTCCATCGATATATAAAGTATACCAGCGACCCTGATTAGGGTAATGCTTCACATATGTTCTGATAGCTATTACTAATTCGTAGATGTATAAGAAGTTAAGAACTATGTTAGTTGAATAAGTACTGGAGTTTACTCTTCTCTTGCGATCTGGTGTATTTCCTCTATCTATTGGTTCTTTTTGTTTCTATGTAGTATATATGAAAGGCCATGTAGGATGGTCTAGCTAATATGTATGAAACTATTCAGTTTCAGTTCAAACTCGTACTCGCTAGGAGATATTGAGCAAATTCAGTATGACTAGTGATGTTTTATTGTTCGTCATTTCATATATCGCAAATCGGGTTCCCAACTTCATATTAAGTTACAGTACCAGGAATCAT includes:
- the LOC124687610 gene encoding gibberellin 2-beta-dioxygenase 6-like, yielding MPAFAESAAEPPLADSYHALLRRDTKLDACATTAPPPGCQPVSECQLPMIDVGCLTSTGASPEERAACVAAIAAAAEEWGFFQVTNHGVGQDLLDAMRREQARLFRLPFEAKATAGLLNDSYRWGTPTATSSKQLSWSEAFHVPLAGISGDRCSYGDLTNIRDVTQEVANAMSKLANALARVLAESLGHTAAGGEQFPAGCDERTCFLRLNRYPPCPFSPDAFGLVPHTDSDFLTVLCQDQVGGLQLMKGSRWVAVKPIPGALIVNIGDLFQAWSNNRYKSVEHKVVTNATTERYSVAYFLCPSYDSPIGACEEPSPYRTFTFGEYRRRVQEDVKKTGKKIGLPNFLM